In Flavobacterium sp. N1736, the following are encoded in one genomic region:
- a CDS encoding glycoside hydrolase family 16 protein: MKKVVLLFMISSFCLAQQTARKLVWEENFNKKKVNESFWNFELGDGCPNLCGYGNNERQIYTKTNHEIKDGNLIIEARKEGDKYTSTKITTKGKKSFLYGRIEARAKLPVGHGLWPAFWMLGANIDEVKWPKTGEIDILEYIGRDPHMVYTTLHTQDSHGNTINTKRTEFPKIEEGYHVYAIEWTKDKIDFFVDTTLVYTFNPEVKNEDTWPFNKPFYIIVNLAIGGNFGGPEVDDTVLPQKYYVDYVRVYQ, from the coding sequence ATGAAAAAAGTAGTATTACTATTTATGATAAGCAGTTTCTGTCTGGCACAACAAACAGCGAGAAAACTTGTCTGGGAAGAAAATTTCAATAAAAAGAAAGTAAATGAATCCTTTTGGAATTTCGAATTAGGCGATGGATGTCCAAATTTATGCGGTTATGGAAATAATGAAAGACAAATTTATACCAAAACCAATCACGAAATAAAAGACGGCAATTTAATTATCGAAGCCAGAAAAGAAGGAGATAAATATACTTCGACCAAAATAACCACAAAAGGTAAAAAATCATTTTTGTATGGACGAATAGAAGCCAGAGCAAAACTGCCCGTTGGTCATGGCTTGTGGCCTGCTTTCTGGATGCTTGGCGCTAATATAGATGAAGTAAAATGGCCAAAAACAGGCGAAATAGATATTTTAGAATATATAGGACGTGATCCTCATATGGTCTATACTACATTGCATACGCAAGACAGCCATGGAAATACAATTAATACAAAAAGAACAGAATTTCCTAAAATAGAAGAAGGATATCATGTTTATGCCATTGAATGGACAAAGGATAAAATTGATTTTTTTGTTGATACAACACTCGTCTATACATTTAATCCCGAAGTTAAAAACGAAGACACCTGGCCGTTCAATAAACCATTTTATATTATTGTAAATTTAGCCATTGGAGGTAACTTTGGAGGGCCTGAGGTAGATGATACCGTACTGCCGCAAAAGTATTATGTAGACTATGTAAGAGTCTATCAATAA
- a CDS encoding RNA polymerase sigma factor: MADLHIPDALLVKNYVEGNENALATLIKRHESKIYGFIYSKIADRDISNDIFQDTFIKVIKTLKSNSYNEEGKFLPWVMRISHNLIVDHFRKTKKMPMYRETEEFSIFSVMSDDSLTIENKMIFDQVEVDLKKIIEELPEDQKEVLVMRMYQDMSFKEISELTGVSINTALGRMRYALMNLRKIIDKHQIILTN, translated from the coding sequence ATGGCTGATCTGCATATTCCAGACGCTCTATTAGTAAAAAATTATGTTGAAGGCAACGAAAATGCCCTGGCAACATTAATAAAAAGGCACGAGTCTAAGATATATGGATTTATATATTCTAAGATCGCTGATAGAGATATTTCAAACGACATTTTTCAGGATACATTTATTAAAGTTATTAAAACTTTAAAATCCAACTCATATAACGAAGAAGGTAAATTTTTACCCTGGGTAATGCGAATCTCTCACAATTTAATTGTCGATCATTTCCGCAAGACCAAAAAAATGCCAATGTACAGAGAAACCGAAGAATTTTCTATTTTTTCTGTAATGTCTGATGACTCTTTAACAATCGAAAATAAAATGATTTTTGATCAGGTTGAAGTTGATCTGAAAAAAATAATAGAAGAACTTCCCGAAGATCAAAAAGAAGTATTAGTGATGCGTATGTATCAGGATATGAGCTTTAAAGAGATATCAGAGCTTACAGGCGTGAGTATTAATACAGCTTTAGGCAGAATGCGTTATGCATTAATGAATTTGAGAAAAATTATTGATAAACATCAAATTATTTTAACCAACTAA
- a CDS encoding tetratricopeptide repeat protein, producing the protein MKKNIKILSILLLINYAAFAQKDEIKEAQSYFEKGKTEEACAILKKVEYLVINAPDEIKSDFFFTKGNVYKDLATKNIDAAANFAIASGAYQDVLLYENDSRNYKYAFKANLALKEMKSKLVDGAYSDFKAGKFKESADKSYEVYQFDKKDTLNLLNAASASLTGKDYPSAIKYYERLKKINYSGKGIVFYATNKKTKEEEAFINRSARESNIIAGLYEKPRDASPPSKKEEILNSLAFSYMETKDYPNAEKYYDEGIQLNQNCIDCYINLAYVKVQLKKVLVDQMALLGNSPAEMKEYDKLDAQKDEIVKSAIPYLKKALIIEPKNEDAYKSLLGIYRSLDMTNEYNALKSSQ; encoded by the coding sequence ATGAAAAAGAACATTAAGATATTATCAATCTTGCTATTGATAAATTACGCAGCATTTGCTCAAAAAGATGAAATAAAAGAAGCGCAATCTTATTTTGAAAAAGGAAAAACCGAAGAAGCTTGTGCAATTCTAAAAAAAGTAGAATATCTCGTTATAAATGCTCCTGATGAAATAAAATCGGATTTCTTTTTTACAAAAGGAAATGTCTATAAAGATTTGGCAACCAAAAATATAGATGCTGCAGCAAATTTTGCTATAGCTTCCGGTGCCTATCAGGATGTACTTTTGTATGAAAACGATTCCCGCAATTACAAATATGCATTTAAGGCAAACTTAGCGTTAAAAGAAATGAAATCTAAGCTTGTAGATGGCGCTTACAGTGATTTCAAGGCAGGGAAATTTAAAGAAAGCGCAGATAAGAGCTACGAAGTGTACCAGTTTGATAAAAAAGACACCTTAAACTTACTCAATGCTGCATCAGCCTCCTTAACAGGAAAAGATTACCCATCGGCAATAAAATATTATGAAAGGCTAAAGAAAATAAACTATAGCGGAAAAGGAATTGTTTTTTATGCTACAAACAAAAAAACAAAAGAAGAAGAAGCTTTTATTAACAGAAGTGCAAGAGAATCAAATATTATAGCCGGTTTATATGAAAAACCAAGAGATGCATCGCCACCTTCTAAAAAAGAAGAAATATTAAATTCACTGGCTTTCTCGTATATGGAAACCAAAGATTATCCTAATGCCGAAAAATATTATGATGAAGGAATACAGCTCAATCAAAATTGTATTGATTGTTACATCAACCTGGCTTATGTAAAAGTGCAATTAAAAAAAGTGTTAGTGGATCAAATGGCTTTATTAGGAAACTCTCCGGCAGAAATGAAAGAATACGATAAACTGGACGCTCAAAAAGACGAAATTGTAAAAAGTGCAATTCCTTATCTGAAAAAAGCATTGATTATCGAACCCAAAAACGAAGACGCATATAAATCACTTTTGGGAATATACAGATCGCTGGATATGACAAATGAATACAATGCGTTAAAAAGCAGTCAATAA
- a CDS encoding endonuclease III domain-containing protein yields the protein MNKEARVQFVINTLKELYPTIPVPLDHKDPYTLLIAVLLSAQCTDVRVNQITPLLFAKADNPYDMVKMSVEEIKEIIRPCGLSPMKSKGIHGLSEILIDKYNGEVPQSFEALESLPAVGHKTASVVMSQAFGVPAFPVDTHIHRLMYRWNLSNGKNVVQTEKDAKRLFPREIWNDLHLQIIWYGREYSPARGWSLEKDIITRTIGKKSIIEEAAKKKV from the coding sequence ATGAATAAAGAAGCCCGCGTACAATTTGTTATAAATACGTTAAAAGAACTCTACCCTACTATACCTGTCCCTTTAGATCATAAGGATCCTTATACATTATTAATTGCTGTTTTGCTTTCGGCGCAATGTACAGATGTTCGTGTAAATCAGATTACGCCTTTGCTTTTTGCAAAAGCTGATAATCCGTATGATATGGTGAAAATGTCGGTGGAAGAAATTAAGGAAATTATTCGCCCGTGTGGATTGTCGCCAATGAAATCAAAAGGAATTCATGGTTTATCTGAGATTTTGATTGACAAATATAATGGTGAAGTTCCGCAGAGTTTTGAGGCGCTTGAATCGCTGCCTGCTGTTGGTCATAAAACGGCAAGTGTTGTAATGTCACAGGCTTTTGGCGTTCCTGCTTTTCCGGTTGATACACACATTCACAGATTGATGTACAGATGGAATCTCTCGAACGGTAAAAATGTGGTGCAGACTGAAAAAGATGCGAAAAGATTATTTCCCAGAGAAATCTGGAACGATTTACATTTGCAGATTATTTGGTACGGACGTGAATATTCGCCTGCAAGAGGCTGGAGTTTAGAGAAGGATATTATTACGAGAACGATTGGCAAAAAATCAATAATCGAAGAAGCCGCTAAAAAGAAAGTTTAG